The Drosophila simulans strain w501 chromosome 3R, Prin_Dsim_3.1, whole genome shotgun sequence genome contains the following window.
AGTCCAGGCCGGTGGACGTGATGCCGGGAAAGTCGGTGAACATGGTGTCACCCGAAATGTACTCGGCGGTAGCGTCTGCAAAGTATTTCGATATCGGGTGAGTcacaaaaatgtataaacaaTTGAGATTCAAAAATGAACTTAGTGTATTAGCTCGTCGGTTTGCGATTGCTTGAGATGGTGATATCATAATCAGGGCatacacacataaataaacaaaaactagaaaGAATTACTCATACGATGTATAAGTATAATAAATTAGAATCTTAAAGAGAAAACAAAGTGGGCAGATCCACTTTAACATAAAGAAATGTGTGCTGTGCAATATTTATAGTTATCATATCCTTTAGGATCTTGTAAATAGTTGTGGGAGCTACGAACCAATGGGATCGATCCAGAGGCCCAAATTGCCGTAATCCAGTTCGTCCGGCAGTTGGGCAATCTCGCCCAGCTTTTCGCTGCTAAAGCTGACATCCCGATGGACTTCGGTGGCCAGAGCACTGGCCGCATCCTCGTGCCCGCTGAGTACAGCCTGCAGACAGGCGGCGGTGTCCTCCTCAGTGGCACCCACTGCAATGGTGACACTCTCGCCCAGTTGGTTGTTGAAATTGGGCGATTCCTCGCCCAGGATGGCATCCTGCATGGCGGGAAAGAGTGCAGCCACCTCGTGCTTGATCGTCTCCTGGATGAGCACATCGGCCAGGGTCTTGAAGTCGTGCTCGAACCGCTCGTTGGCCTCGGATCCGCTCTTCTCCTGCACCAGCAATGCCAGGAGCTGCTCGTTGGAGCGACATGTCCTGGCTATGTTGGCCGCCTTCTCCGCACAGTTGATCAGTACGCGCAGCAGACtcgcctgctcctcctcgccgCTCATCCTGTTCCACCAGCTGCCTTCTGTCGCCTATTTGAgctccattttcatttccatttccacactTTTATGGCttcttataattttattcCTTCTTCGCCA
Protein-coding sequences here:
- the LOC6728157 gene encoding inositol polyphosphate 1-phosphatase, with the translated sequence MSGEEEQASLLRVLINCAEKAANIARTCRSNEQLLALLVQEKSGSEANERFEHDFKTLADVLIQETIKHEVAALFPAMQDAILGEESPNFNNQLGESVTIAVGATEEDTAACLQAVLSGHEDAASALATEVHRDVSFSSEKLGEIAQLPDELDYGNLGLWIDPIDATAEYISGDTMFTDFPGITSTGLDCVTVLIGVYERDTGVPVMGVVAQPFGEKLEENVYSSSMFWGVCLPTVRAHNCHFEARDENRRLGIFSSSEQSDILQRFLDLGYEFAFSAGAGHKALKVITHEVDVYLLSKGSTFKWDTCAPQAILRALGGDVLDYAASVAEQKAVPLKYLIEDAEADADWKRNAGGIISVRNVDVVDELLAKLAEQ